The genomic interval TGTCGCCACAGGTGGCAAACCAACATGAAGAAACAAATGGCAACGCTCAGGATGGTGAGGTGAACGAAGGAGACCGCTCtggagacgaggacgcaCAAGCTCCAGAGACTGTGACGGGTGAaagagcaaagaagaaagggaaataCTTACCGCCTCTGGGGCCTAATCGAGTCCGGCGTCGAAAAACAGGCGTTGTGCTGGATCTGTGGCCCGTGCACTGTGTGCAAAATACACCGGGCGCAGAGCTCCATCCAAACCTTCTCACTCGAGCCAGCGACGTTCCAATTCACAAAGCTACCGATCGTGAGGTGCGTTCTGctcagcagctgcagctaAATTTGTATTTTAgtcaagagagaaaaggcagacagGGAGCGAAACGAGTGTCTTTGAGTTTTTCGACTGCAGCAAACGGGTGCAGTGGCTTGAGAGTTAGCCTCTCCTTTCAAGTCTACATATTTGGTAGGACAATGGGGACAGACAGCAGAGGGATTGCAGACGTCCGTAGTCGATCTCTCGTAGAGGTAATGTACACGTCCGTGTGTTTGCTTAGATGTGGGCGGGGAATTGAACGTTCAGTCCACGACGTACGGCCATGGGTTTCTTCGGCACAAAGTCATCTTCTGTTCGAAGAACATATGCTGAATGCCTAGGTTTTTTGGAGATGGCGTCGGCCCGCGTTGTTGCATGAACCTAATAGCTGCCACTGTCGTGAGACTGCAAAGAGCAGCTGGTGATGGCAGACATGATGTgcttgtttctgtctgccGGTTCCACTGCAGATCGACAGCTACTCATGTTTTGGACACGGTCAGCACAAGACCGGCCTGGAGTCTTTGCTCCGAGAATGGAAAGTTGAGGTGGTGTGCGTTGTGGGGCTGTGCGTCGACTACTGCGTCAAAGCCACTGCACTCGCTGCAGCAGAAGtcccaggtgtacagactGTGTGCGTTCTGCTAGATTGTTCCAAGGCAGTTGCCGAAGAAGCGATACCCACTGTTCGTAAGGAACTAAGCGGCAAAGGCATCCTCGTGTGCACCGCGAAAGAGATGCTTCGCGGACAGACGTAGAAAGATGCCTTGCATTTGAGACTTATGCAAGGCAACGAAGAGCAAAAATTACAGGTATTATTCGCACTTTTGCTGTTGCGAGCAACACTGTGTCCTGGTGCCTGCTCTGATTTGAACTGTAAGGACGGCACATGCGAGAAGGGTACGGACACAGCGGTCCCTGGAATAGAACAGGACAGGCGACTGTTGCAGAAAGCAGCAATGGACGGTTGCGTAGAGCGTACATTTCCGGTGCCAGTTTGCAGCATGACACAGAGGAACGGCACTGTCCACGAAGCggaggaaacaaaggaggGAGATCCGAGTCAGGGAGAAGGATGTAGAGAGGGTCGACGggaggagggcgagaagaTTTGGAGGCTCTTGAGGAGAACTACCGCCAGAAGCACGGCAGCAGTTGTGCTGATGACGTGAAGCATGCAAACTGACATCACTTTTTTCGGGCGAGGCGCGGTATTTTGTGGAGAACGTTTTCCTTTGCTTATCTGTACCGGAATGAGTTACAAGAGGTGATGAGCGTCTGTCTTCGTCCCGGTGAATCTTAGAGGCACGAAGCGATCGGGAGGCAAAGAGGCTGGGAATGCAGTTTGCCGACAAAGACTGGCCGCCTCACTCACTCCAGCCGGGTGCGAGATACAGCACCTTGAGCTTCTAGAGATGGTGACGTGGCTACAGTCCGCCGTGGAaagcgaaaaggaaacgaagacgtTTCGAAGGGACGGAGGAACAAGGTACATTTTGTGGAAACTGGAGCAAATCACGTGATGGAAACGGAGTCGCCGTTACCTGTCAAGCAGAGTAACGGCGATTTGGAATCTTTTTTCGGACAACGCAACCTTTGTAATGTCAGCTGCCTGCCATGTTCGTAATTCTGCAGGAACAAAGAGTTTTTGTTTATTTGCCCTTTGTCGTGGTCGAAGAATTACCAGCAAAAGTTTCATTCCTGTTCCTGGAGCTCCAAGCTCCGTCGTGTCACTATAGCGGCTCCGACCTCGGGTGTCGCCTCTGTTCATTTATCGCTGCGACAGATGCGTGGCTTTGTGCTGCCAGTCGACAACAAGAACACCATTTCAGTTTCGGAGTGCCAGTTTCACACAGTCCACTTTTCCGTCAACATCGAAATAGATGCACACCAATAGATAAAGcacacacgcacatgcatgcaaacactCAAGTAGTTCGAACCAGTGGATGTCTAGCAAGAATACGCTTCTGCCACGACAAATGTCCACAGCGTTTAGTTGGAATCCGGCTGCCCGTGAAGCCCTCTGTGGACATGATGGCGGCTGCACGCACATATCTGTACCTATAAGCAAGTATATGTTCCATGACAAAACCTTTCACCCCTTCTAATGGAATGCGCCTCTCTGTTCATGCAGAATATGACTTTCACAAGGATACATGCAGGGGTCGTTCAAAAATGCCAGTCCACAAATGCTCCGACACCACACGTAGCATGATGGTCACGAAAAGCACAATATATCTCGGATCtggaaaacaaagaccttcaagatctaagTCAGTTGTCCAGCTCGTCGATGCAATCAGTTCCACGTGAATAGGAGTTCCTCACTTCACTCTCCACCTACGGTTTCGAGTCTAAGTGCCTGTTGATGCCACTATCCAGGAATTTGTGGAGCAAGTTTCATTTTTTCTTATCTGTTCGAAGATTACGGTTTCACCTCCGGACTGTGAGACTTTCCGTTAGCTCCTTCCTGACTCTCGCTTTGTCCTCTTTCTTGCAATGCGGCGGCAAATCTGTGGTAAGATCCTTCCCTGCTCGATCCTCCTCCCAGGTTTCTTAACCGTTTGAGGAAAGAAATTCGTGAAGTGTTTTGTTGCTGGTCTTGGCCTGTGTTCTGGTCCGAGGGTCTTCCAGCCACATTTCCTGAAGTTCTTTGCGTATCTCCCGATCTTCTGCTCTGCGCCATCGGCTCTTGCACTCGGATGGTACCAGGGGCGCGGGCTGAGTCGTTTTCCCGAGGACACGAACTATTTCCTTTACTGACATTAAACACAAAGGCTTTTCCTACAGATTGTTTGCCGCTTTGTTCTGCACTCTGGAACGTAGGTTTCCCCATCAATGTTGGTTCCAGACCTGCAGAGAGGTACGCGTCGGGAATCCCCGACACAGTCACCTCCTGCAGCCGCTCCCCCCCCTTGCTAGGCAAACTGTACTTGGGGTTCGATACAAACCCTTCGCTTGCGTTATATCTCCCATCCGCCCTCGAAAAAGAACGCGTTGAAAACTCTGTGTTCTGGCCTTCCAAAGACGGCTGAGGCCAGAGAGGCAGGCCCCGTGCGAAAGGCGGCGCCTGATCAAATTTGTTTGGAGGTTGGGAAGCCCCGTGTCGTTGCGACAGCTCCACGTGAGCATCGTGGTCAGCGCGTCGTTGCTTTCTCCACCGATCGAGCACACAAGCACAGATAGCCATGAAGAGCAGCATTGCGCCGACTGCCATACAGAAAATCACAATGTAGAGCACTAGCGGACTTGGGTCAAACAAGGCGTCAATGTAGAACACGGGCACCATCTGAGGAACTTCCTCTGAATCCAGACCCGGCCGAATGCCGTCGACCCCGAGGACTCCCAGAGAGGCGAGCAAGCCATTCAGGGACCCGACTGGCAGGGACGGATCACCAAATCCCTTTCGAGAACTGCTTGTTCTGTCAATAACGCGCACGATCTCTACGCGAGTTTCCTGCGGACCAGGAAGCCTGCGTGCGTATACATGAGACACAAAACACGAATGGGTGCTTTGCATACAGTCAAGGCTGCCAGGGAGCCCGATATGTATTTAAGAGTATTTGATGGTGACGTGTCCATTCCACCACGCGCACAACACAGTTTATACGAATATATGCATCTTCATACGCGTTTGATTAAGGAAACGCTCGTACATATGTATGGCCGCAAATACAATTTGCATGTCTACGCACACTCATCCACTTGTGCATCGCAATAAACATTTCCTTCAGAGCagatatacatgcatacgaCTACTTGTGTTATGTCCACATATCTATGCAAACCGCTGTGACATCCTCCGTTTTTGTTGCTTCCTGTAATTGTAAGACACCAAACTGGTACGAATACCTTGCCATAAATGCTTTGGCGCCACGGAACTTACCAGAACACTCTTCCCTGAAATGCCTCTATGTCGTCCATGATGTCAGcagctcttcttttctttctgttggCTGCTTCTTCCGTGTCTCCTAGTCTAGAATCATCGCCTCCAGACAAGAGTGcagtctctgtgtttctctttttcaggTCCTTCTCCGTTAGTCCCGCAGCCTGCAAAGCCTGTGAGAATGCCGGCATCAGGATTTTCagtcgaaagagaagactcTGTTCCTTACCACGCACAACTTCTGCCTTCTCACCTCCGCCATCTGCTCCTTGGAAGGCAGATTCCGCCACCTGTTCTAAATCACCAAGCTGCCTGCGGTAAGCGAGAGAGTTCGTGACTTCTTCATTTTCTGACCCGTTCAGCCTTCTCGTTGATGAGCTCTCTACTGGCTCTTCCCTTGCTGCTGACAatttttttctgtcggttTCCTCTGCTGAGCCTCGAATGTCTTCCGGAAGTCCTCTCGTTAACATGCCAGCTTCGGGAGCATGAATGACCTCACCCGCTGCACCTCGGGTTTGCTTTCCGTGAACGTCTTTCTGGTGCGCTTGCATGACAGTACCTTTGGTGGCATTCCAGCCTGCAGACTCTGGTGACTCTTGAGGGCCTGAACGCGGTGAAAAGCTTGCATGCTTCTCTGCACTCCCGTGCGTTGCTTTTGAGGAAGGAACACTCGTTGCAAATTGCTGTTCGTAGTCTGGATTCAACTGCTCAATGATAAGGTCCGACGGCCGGAGGTCTAGAAACCGGGCTATTGTACGAACGAGGCTAAGATGAAACACGGCGTCGTCCAGGCTTCCCGTTCTTCTTGGTTTTTTCGCACTGCGAGCCGACGCGGCTTCAGAGGCATCGCCGTTCCCAAAAAGGCCGTCGGAGGCGCTATCACTGGGAGCGTTGAAAAGGACAGACACATTCAGGTCCGCCACCACTACCAGAGGGTCGACGCAGCTCCGCAGCTTTGAGGTGTCTCGTGGTTCACTGGGACTGCTCTGCACAGATGAATTTCTCTGTATTGTTTGTAGATGAGGAAGTAAATACGATGACATTGGAGAGTAGTCAGTTGGCTCTTCACACAGTTCGCGCTCCCGCGTCAGCGGCGTTTGCATGGGACACGCGTcatcctcgtctcctcgttcgtGCTTCTGTAGACGACGCACAGACAAGACCCGGAACCTACGCAGGGGGACAAAGACGGTAAGAATTTACAAGCGattcagaaaaagaaactggAAAAAAGGCTTCCACTTACGAAGTTAACGTGCTCATGGCATTCTCGGCTATTCGGTATGAAACTCGGCAGCTCCCATGGACTTTTACCCCCACGACATTCCCCAGTAAGTCGTGCGTGTATTCAAAGTGTCCCTCGAGATCTTCTGAAGCGGGCACTTGTGCACGCATTCGATCGCAGACTCACAATAACAGTGATGATCGCCACCAGTTTCCGCGACGATCGGCACTTGCCTCATCGCATGTTGTAAGCTTTTCCCTTTCCTGAAGCATGCTCAGCCATTAGGGTTTAATGCTTTTCTCGCTAGCAGATTTCCAACCCAATCTCACAAGAGAAACATCCATGCGCATCTTATCCAGCACAACTTCTGCGCGTGTGCTCACCGTCGACAGAGTCCGTCGCAGGAACTCCAGTTCCCAACTGCGATCCCACAGCGTCCCTTGTAGTCAGGGGACACCATCAGTAAAGGCGCCCGACTACCATCTTGGTCAAAAGCTTCCGCGGTTCCGTCAGGTCGAACACGGACTTGCAACCAGCGCACAGCGGAGTCCTTTTCCCCTCGGTCTTCTTCGGAGTGGTGTGATGCACTTCCGTATCTTCCGTCCGTCCCTGCCTCCCCGGTTTCCAATTCATCGTCTGCAGTAGGCTGCGACGTCTTTCGGGTCGTTTCTTTGTCGCTAGACGACGCGCTGAGTGCGTCACCCGTCTGGAAAAACCCCCGGCCGCAGAGAGGGGGGTTACTGTTGCACTGCGTAAGTTCCATAGCGGCCGCCGCTCTAAAACACTGAGAAGGAACGACGGAGGAAGTCAGAGTGAAGAATCTGCAACAGAAGAGCCGGCAAAAACGGACTGAAACGGGAGGATTGAGGTACCCAAGAGCCTCAGAAGTGAAGCGAGAGTTAAACCGAACAGGTGCTTTTACAAAAACCACACGGGTGTAAGAACATCTTCTGGAGAAGGGAGCCGTAGATCATAGCGATCTTCGCCACGCCGTCCACACACGGGCCGCTGCGAAAACAGAAAATGAAAAATCACCCCTACCATGACCCTCGTAGCGTTAACCGGGTTAGTAGCGTCCAACGAATCCTGTTCCGCGTAGGTAAAACCGGCCAGTTTCCGGAACTTCCACGTGGGAATGGTGATTGAAACACGATTTCTGTTCAACTTTTGGCGGTTTGTGTTCTTCGTGCCTGAAGAAAGGCCGACGTGGGAGACCAGCTGCGTACACCTGCTACAACAAAAAACAACGAAACGCTTGATTTCCCTCATTCCCCATCGTATGGTCTTACCTTCTTGCATAGCAATCTGATTCACAGGAGCTCCAGGAGCTCCATCGCCCTGGACAAACACCTGGCGTGAAGAgccttcctgcttcttcttcctcgtcagtCAGAGACGAGTAAGGGGGTGTCGTGTGTTGCCCATTTTGGTGTGAATTCCCTTGCGGCTCTCCAGCGTCTTTTCTCGACGTATTGTTCCCGTGCCCACGTTTCTCCTGAGCTTgccagaaggcgaagaaggcgtcgtCGCTTGCAACACTCGCCTCCGTTGTGTCCTCTTCTGAaacttctttcctcttcgaaGTGTTTCCCCCGTAGCCTTGCTGTGTCTGCTGGTTGGCGGagctcgtctctgttttgtGCAGAATGGAATTGAGGAATGACTGGAATTGACTTCCTGCTGCACTGAGCGCGTCTATACacccttcgctctcttcacATCCAACGTAGTGGACGCTCCCCTCCCTTTCGATGCATTCTCTGCCACGACCGTGCTTCTGAATAAACACTTGAAAAATGCGGGTCTTGTAGCAACTCGCTGCGGGCGATCCATCCACATACGAAGGCACTTCCCATTTGTCAACTGCTCGGGGAACTGGCACACCTGGGAGTGACGACATCGCTACGGGATCGCCATGAcgatgcagagaagacgaagagacattCTCTGGTCTTCGAGTCTCTGAAGCCACCATCACGGCACtcgaaaaggaggaaggttctgacgaaggagacgccgaaCTCAGTCGTCTCATAGGGGAGGACATCTGGGAAGGCGCATCCGAAACTGAGAAATTAGAGAAATTCGGGACGCTTGTGTCGTCTGTTACCGATGGTGGATATACAGAAAAGGAGCCAACCGATGCTTGAGATGCATGAGGAAAGTGTTCGTTTCGGTCTATGGGTGCATCTGGATGCGGGTGCTGCATAGACGCCATTTCGCTCGACGGCGCGCTTTTGTTTCCTGTGGAACTCTCGGTCGCTGAATCGTCACGCCTTTGCCGTTGTCTGTGGTTCAACTGAAGAACTGGGTGAAAGGGCAAGCACGACGACCATTCGCTCCATTCTCCGTAGCAGTCCTCATCGGCCGAATCTGCAGCATACATGGACGCATGCTATTCAGCATGTAAAAGAGGAAGTCTACAAATGCAAAAAGTTTAACTGTACACACCAAACCGCAAGACGCATCACAAACTGCTCGACTGATGCCGCTGTATACTACTATGCATACAGATGTATGTATGGAAGTATGCATTGAGAAACGGAGAGCAAATCGAAACAGAAAGATACTCCATGTGCGCGTCCATCATCAGCTCCCTTTCGTTGCTTAACGTTCGTCAGTGCCTGTCTCAAACTGGTCCTTTCTGACGTACAAATGCTGAGTTGGGGTAGAGCCGAGTCACTGTAGGAAAAACAAATCCCTTCACTTGTTGCCGCTGCGGCCTTCGCTGTCGGCTCTTCAGCTGCACTCCCCGCGGCGTTGCCCAAACTAGGGACACCCTGTAGTGACCTTGCTCGCAATCTTTGCAGAGGGTCGGAGCCACCGATTgattcttcctctcgttccttctctcccgcctctgtatccgagacagcggagagcgTCAAGACCTCCGTTGatccgccttctccagagccgcttcttccttctctgtttttctgcggTACAGTCACGCTcagcttctcgtctgtcccGCTGTCTCCTACACTTCCAGGCCGTTGGCTTCCCCCAGTtgcctttcgtttttctaCCTTTGTTCCCACAACAGCTACATCAGCCAGCTGGGCAGGCACGTCTTGGAATTCACTGGTCGCAGGTTTCGCCTGTGCTGGCTTTCTCCTATCTTCCCCACCGCCCTGCCTTGCCGCATCCCGAGAAGGGGAGGCTGTAGCAATTCGCCCGTAACACGCCGGACCATATGccccgccttcttccttccacgATGCGTTTGGACACCCTCGAGTCACCAGGCCTGTCTGAGGGTGAAGGAAGGCGTCGCAGTAACGACAGTCTTCTTCCATGCAAAGGCCAACGGATTCATCTGGATAGAAACGCAtgtgaggagagaggagaggttGTCTCAGGCATCCACTCGTTCTTGGCTCCAGGTCCTTGCTATGCTTTCGCGGTTTTTCCAGCAAGGAAGTGAAACATACGTTATAAGGGAGTGACGAATGCGCCTCGAAGAACTGTTATACAGCCCAGGCAAAAACGTGTTCTCATAGACAGTCACACACTCGCAAGCATGCATCTACACAAAAGTGAGCACAAACCAATGTTCGCACGCATATGCTTTTGTGTCTACAGCTGACATGCACAAACACGAATGTTCACGACAAATATGGAAGTGATTGTGGACACCCTGCACTTTCCTCCGTAGACCTTGAGCCTCGCAGAAGACTTCTTTATCTGCGTTTCGCAAACGTGGTAGCCTTCAGCTTACTGCTTAGGGGGAGTGGAGGATCTCGGGGGTCAAAGCCGGCACCCTGTCCACGCCATCCCGTACAAAAGATTCGATGATGTTCCTCAAAGGGCGACTTGCAGCCCCCATCTGGTCACAAGCGACAGATAAATTGAAAACAGTGTGGAAACAACAGAGGATCGGAAAACAGCCTTGCAAGTCTTGGAGCAAAACTAGAATTCTTTTTCGGGTGAAAGATCCAGATATCGCTAATGCATCATCTTTACGGGAAGCTCCACCGGCAGTGGCTGTGTCCTCCTGATGTTACGTATCTCTTCGGAAGTTTACAGCTTCAGAGAGCCTCCCGTAAAGTTGTAGATTCATCTTTGTGGCGACAAACACTAAACGCGGATGTACGCAAACAGGAAAGGTGCATtcggaaagaaaaaaaaacgactGTAGGGAGTATGATGACACAGTGGCGAACTCACCAATGACAAAGCACGATTGCACGTGCTCCTGCCGCATACCCCACAAGCCATCTTTGTCGTACTGAAAGAGACATCTGCAGAAGTCCAAACCCACCAGCACTGACAGCCAACATTTATACAGTTCATTATTTAGACGCATCTATATTtaaacatatgtatatatatatatatatatatatatatatatatatacttcGACCTAGATACCTATGCTCTGAAAGAAACGACATGGTACGGTCACTTGCATGTGCGAGGTAGTGGAATGCAGACAACATCGGTTCATATTTTAGGGGACGAGACCAAGCAAATAAAAGGAGCGCGGATGCTATTTACATGcgtgcatatacatgcatgcattaGGGGCATGACGATTTGTGCTTCAGATACCTCAGTGTCTTTCGCGGTGGAGTGCTCGTGGCGTCTGCAGATGCCTGGTCCGCGCGTTGGCTGTCTCGACCTTCGTCGTCAGGAGCATGTGTTGCTTCCCTGCGCGGCTGCCAGCCACAGTCGACTGCGCATCGAACATCAATCAGCCCATTGTGGTTGCAGTCCGTTTCTGGGAAAAGGGAGAACTGTGGCGCGAGCCAGGGATGCTTTTCTGTGCAGTTGGtaagaagcgacagaagggaAGTCAGGGATGGGAACGAACGTATTCGGCACCGACCCAAGTTTCAAGGAATCAAAGCAAGAGAGGATGCATTGCGGGTTCGACACctgacgcagaaaaagaccAAGCCAAAAACAAACACATAGATTTAGATATTTGCACATAATGTATCTGCTGCTAAAACAcggatgcatatatacatacatgcagaTGTCGATACATACAGAAACCGAGGGACAGCTCGACATACCCATATAGTGAATACATTTGAAAACGTGAATGAAGCATACCTGAAGTTacctatatgcatatatatatatatatatatatatatgttgagCACGTTCAaccacctgcatgcatgtcttcATGCTTACACGCATACACGCATTCAAATGTAGCTCTCTCGGTCCCTGTACAGTGCGATACCTAAAAACAAAACCAAGACGAACGTTGCACACTGTCGAATTCCTCAGTACAGAAAATGTAGAACGTTATTGATCACGTATGCGCAgacggctgcatgcgtggtGCCCGTGCTATTTCCTTGAATGCATGCTGTCAGCATCGAGCGACCCACTTTCGCCACTTCCTCTGTGACTACTTTCTTCATTGCACTCTTCGAGAAGCTCCGAGAGAGCAGGCAATGGCGGCAGTGATGGACGGCGACTGTCTTCCGCTCCAGTTTCTTCTGAATCGTGACCGTCTGAATGAGCATGCGTACGTTCCTCGTCGTCATctcgtttcgtctttctgtcaCCCGGACCGTCTTGTGCTGCCTCAGTCCTTTTTACACCATGTCCGTAGTCGCCCATTTTGAAAGCCGAGCGGCGGGCTGCGGCTGGGGGAATCCGAAGATGCGGTAACTGACGCTTGGCGCACCCCAAATCTAGGACAAGCAGCCACCGGTATCGGCCTAAAGGGACAACTTGTCGACAAGCGGACAGAGCTCCGCTGAAGAAAGGCAACATGGACAAAAacaaaagacgagagaaatgTCTGGGCAAAGGGGCTTACCGAAAAGCGATGAAGTGATGGGTTACTGAACGCACGAGCCTGTCGATAGGAAGTCGAAACAACGTAGCTGATGGTGAACCAGTGCCTGCGAAGCGTATATTTGAAACGCCAACACTGTACAGACGCCATACAAATTTCATGCTATTCACTTTGATAGTCTCCTCCACGACCGCGTTTGCTGCTTGGGAAATGCCTTTCGAATGCCTACTATGGATACACGCCATACAAAGCCGTGAAACTGAGTGATAGTATCACAGACAGGGGTTGAAACAAGCGTTTTCTGGGGGACTCTGTACTACAAGATGGACTAAGAATCCTTTGTTCAGTGTGTACCGTTGCATTCAGGAGCAAATTGTTATATTCGACGATATTATGTGTTAAGATTGGCTAGTGCAACTCAAACCGAAAACACAGATACGTGTCAACGAATTATCCATACAGTGACGCGTGCTTGATAAGCATATTCAAGTAAAAGACTTCACAGCATTACGTTCAAACTTTACACTATGGGTAAAAGAAGAGTGAGGAATCGATGGCTAATCGGTGCGACCTGTTGGACACATTACGGAGACCCGGACAGTTGAAGGGGACACGatcgacagcgaggaagatgTATTGAAATGGAAACGCGGACGCAACTGTGACATTCCTGTGCAGGATGATGCTGTTTTGGCGCTAGAGTCAATACGTTGTGTAGCGCAAAGTTTCCCATCCAATTAAAGTCATCTTCGGAAAGGGGAATGCCTTTAATAGGATGGGAAACTTTGGGGGAAATGCAATTATCTGTGCTTAGACGAAAAGCTCGTTTAGAGCTGTTTCACTGTTGTCTGCTCGAATAAAGGTGCTTGATGAGGGTTACACGCACCTTGTCATGTACCAATAGTCCGACGGTGATTCGTCGCACCCGCCTTGGGGGTACTTACACACGAATTCCTTATCCACTACGATGAGCGGATTTCCATTATCGCCTTGAGAATCCTTGAATAAGTTGTCATTGTGGGTAGGATCAACTTTTGCAAACGAATcaccgtctttcttctccctcctttccACTCGTGTGGAGAGCGGTTGTTCCGTTGCAGTGCCGAGACTCACGTTACCGTGATGAGCCGagcctgtctcttttgtcgCATATGCAGCAACCAGCAGGTTTTCTTGAATAGGAGCATACGCTCCATTTTGAAAGAAACCGTCTTGACCagcgtgtctcctttcgtttTCGAAGGAAGCAGGGGTAGGTGCTGTGCCAGATGGAGGGAGTCTCGATTCATTAAGCTGCACCTTTGCTTTCGACTC from Toxoplasma gondii ME49 chromosome VIIa, whole genome shotgun sequence carries:
- a CDS encoding hypothetical protein (encoded by transcript TGME49_282000~Predicted trans-membrane domain (TMHMM2.0):33-56:1658-1681); the protein is MWGNSRIAKSPSIVSRPRQARSDHQKLEVGWCALLGGRGCAFLSMISCLLVLCIAWLNCVPLPLQASAASSPTSPGTAVTPSLTEDYKDMRSDVLATEASISKDESKAKVQLNESRLPPSGTAPTPASFENERRHAGQDGFFQNGAYAPIQENLLVAAYATKETGSAHHGNVSLGTATEQPLSTRVERREKKDGDSFAKVDPTHNDNLFKDSQGDNGNPLIVVDKEFVCKYPQGGCDESPSDYWYMTSGALSACRQVVPLGRYRWLLVLDLGCAKRQLPHLRIPPAAARRSAFKMGDYGHGVKRTEAAQDGPGDRKTKRDDDEEQKHPWLAPQFSLFPETDCNHNGLIDVRCAVDCGWQPRREATHAPDDEGRDSQRADQASADATSTPPRKTLRCLFQYDKDGLWGMRQEHVQSCFVIDGGCKSPFEEHHRIFCTGWRGQGAGFDPRDPPLPLSNESVGLCMEEDCRYCDAFLHPQTGLVTRGCPNASWKEEGGAYGPACYGRIATASPSRDAARQGGGEDRRKPAQAKPATSEFQDVPAQLADVAVVGTKVEKRKATGGSQRPGSVGDSGTDEKLSVTVPQKNREGRSGSGEGGSTEVLTLSAVSDTEAGEKEREEESIGGSDPLQRLRARSLQGVPSLGNAAGSAAEEPTAKAAAATSEGICFSYSDSALPQLSIYSADEDCYGEWSEWSSCLPFHPVLQLNHRQRQRRDDSATESSTGNKSAPSSEMASMQHPHPDAPIDRNEHFPHASQASVGSFSVYPPSVTDDTSVPNFSNFSVSDAPSQMSSPMRRLSSASPSSEPSSFSSAVMVASETRRPENVSSSSLHRHGDPVAMSSLPGVPVPRAVDKWEVPSYVDGSPAASCYKTRIFQVFIQKHGRGRECIEREGSVHYVGCEESEGCIDALSAAGSQFQSFLNSILHKTETSSANQQTQQGYGGNTSKRKEVSEEDTTEASVASDDAFFAFWQAQEKRGHGNNTSRKDAGEPQGNSHQNGQHTTPPYSSLTDEEEEAGRLFTPGVCPGRWSSWSSCESDCYARRFFTLTSSVVPSQCFRAAAAMELTQCNSNPPLCGRGFFQTGDALSASSSDKETTRKTSQPTADDELETGEAGTDGRYGSASHHSEEDRGEKDSAVRWLQVRVRPDGTAEAFDQDGSRAPLLMVSPDYKGRCGIAVGNWSSCDGLCRRFRVLSVRRLQKHERGDEDDACPMQTPLTRERELCEEPTDYSPMSSYLLPHLQTIQRNSSVQSSPSEPRDTSKLRSCVDPLVVVADLNVSVLFNAPSDSASDGLFGNGDASEAASARSAKKPRRTGSLDDAVFHLSLVRTIARFLDLRPSDLIIEQLNPDYEQQFATSVPSSKATHGSAEKHASFSPRSGPQESPESAGWNATKGTVMQAHQKDVHGKQTRGAAGEVIHAPEAGMLTRGLPEDIRGSAEETDRKKLSAAREEPVESSSTRRLNGSENEEVTNSLAYRRQLGDLEQVAESAFQGADGGGEKAEVVRGKEQSLLFRLKILMPAFSQALQAAGLTEKDLKKRNTETALLSGGDDSRLGDTEEAANRKKRRAADIMDDIEAFQGRVFWLPGPQETRVEIVRVIDRTSSSRKGFGDPSLPVGSLNGLLASLGVLGVDGIRPGLDSEEVPQMVPVFYIDALFDPSPLVLYIVIFCMAVGAMLLFMAICACVLDRWRKQRRADHDAHVELSQRHGASQPPNKFDQAPPFARGLPLWPQPSLEGQNTEFSTRSFSRADGRYNASEGFVSNPKYSLPSKGGERLQEVTVSGIPDAYLSAGLEPTLMGKPTFQSAEQSGKQSVGKAFVFNVSKGNSSCPRENDSARAPGTIRVQEPMAQSRRSGDTQRTSGNVAGRPSDQNTGQDQQQNTSRISFLKRLRNLGGGSSREGSYHRFAAALQERGQSESQEGANGKSHSPEVKP